The Kaustia mangrovi genome has a segment encoding these proteins:
- the leuS gene encoding leucine--tRNA ligase, whose translation MTKTNAMDRYNPRDAEPRWQKVWDEEGSFAASESADKPKYYVLEMFPYPSGRIHMGHVRNYTMGDVIARYKRARGFNVLHPMGWDAFGMPAENAAIERGVHPRDWTYENIATMRRQLKSMGLSLDWERELATCDPAYYRHEQEMFLDFLKAGLVERKVSTVNWDPVDNTVLANEQVIDGRGWRSGALVEKRELAQWFLKITDYADELLSALDGLDRWPEKVRLMQKNWIGRSEGMRFSFALRDAGGTALDERLTVYTTRHDTIFGATFCALSADHPIVKRLAEESAELAAFRRECAALGTSEETIERAEKKGVPLGLYADHPFREGVRIPVYAANFVLMGYGEGAIFGCPGHDQRDLDFARKYGLPVIPVVAPKDADPASVEIADEAYVEHEGETVQLINSDFLDGMSVAEAKEEIATRMEAMGIGERTVNFRLRDWGVSRQRYWGCPIPVIRCPACGVVPVPKAELPVTLPDDVTFDKPGNPLDHHPTWKHVSCPSCGGAAERETDTFDTFVDSAWYFARFCSPHSDRPVDAQAGAYWMPVDQYIGGVEHAILHLLYSRFFIRAMSRTGHLAIDEPFAGLFTQGMVCHETYRDAGGRWLYPSEVVKDETGAHHAETGEPVTVGSVESMSKSKRNTVDPEAIIAEFGADTARWFMLSDTPPERDIEWTEAGAEGAYRFTQRFWRVVGDIVRHAVPVGTPAPEAFGDPALKARRAAHRALDAVGADIEGLRFNRAIARIYELANTLLSILQEAGDAPADDLRWALREAGELLVRMANPMIPHLTEECWTLLGHEGLLAAASWPEADPALLVDDTVTIAVQVNGKRRDEITVAKGASQADIEALAMALDNVRRAIGDKAVRKVIVVPDRIVNVVAA comes from the coding sequence ATGACGAAGACGAACGCAATGGATCGCTACAATCCGCGCGACGCCGAGCCGCGCTGGCAGAAGGTGTGGGACGAAGAAGGCTCGTTCGCCGCGTCGGAGAGCGCGGACAAGCCCAAATATTATGTCCTGGAGATGTTCCCCTATCCCTCCGGACGCATCCATATGGGCCATGTGCGCAATTACACGATGGGCGACGTGATCGCCCGCTACAAGCGCGCCAGGGGCTTCAACGTGCTCCATCCGATGGGTTGGGACGCCTTCGGCATGCCGGCGGAGAACGCGGCGATAGAGCGCGGCGTGCATCCGCGCGACTGGACCTACGAGAATATCGCGACCATGCGCCGCCAGCTCAAATCCATGGGGCTGTCGCTCGACTGGGAGCGCGAGCTTGCGACCTGCGATCCGGCCTATTACCGCCACGAGCAGGAGATGTTCCTCGATTTCCTGAAGGCGGGTCTCGTCGAGCGCAAGGTTTCCACCGTCAACTGGGATCCGGTCGACAACACGGTTCTCGCCAACGAGCAGGTGATCGACGGGCGCGGCTGGCGGTCCGGCGCGCTCGTGGAGAAACGCGAGCTCGCCCAGTGGTTCCTCAAGATCACCGACTATGCCGACGAGCTCCTGAGCGCGCTCGACGGTCTCGACCGGTGGCCGGAGAAGGTCCGGCTGATGCAGAAGAACTGGATCGGCCGGTCGGAGGGCATGCGCTTTTCCTTCGCGCTTCGCGATGCCGGCGGCACGGCGCTGGACGAGCGCCTGACCGTTTATACCACGCGCCACGACACGATTTTCGGGGCGACCTTCTGCGCCCTGTCGGCCGATCACCCGATCGTCAAGCGGCTGGCGGAGGAGTCCGCCGAGCTCGCTGCGTTCCGGCGCGAATGCGCAGCGCTCGGCACCAGCGAAGAGACCATCGAGCGCGCGGAGAAGAAGGGCGTGCCGCTCGGGCTCTATGCGGACCATCCTTTCCGCGAGGGTGTGCGCATTCCGGTCTATGCCGCCAATTTCGTGCTGATGGGCTATGGCGAGGGCGCCATTTTCGGCTGTCCCGGCCACGACCAGCGCGATCTGGACTTCGCGCGCAAATACGGGCTGCCGGTCATACCGGTGGTCGCGCCGAAGGATGCCGACCCCGCGAGCGTCGAGATCGCCGACGAGGCCTATGTGGAGCACGAGGGCGAGACCGTCCAGCTCATCAATTCCGATTTCCTGGACGGCATGAGCGTGGCCGAGGCCAAGGAGGAGATCGCGACGCGCATGGAGGCGATGGGCATCGGCGAGCGCACGGTGAATTTCCGCCTGCGCGACTGGGGCGTCTCGCGCCAGCGCTACTGGGGATGCCCGATTCCGGTCATCCGCTGTCCGGCCTGCGGCGTCGTGCCGGTTCCGAAGGCAGAGCTGCCGGTGACGCTGCCCGACGACGTGACCTTCGACAAGCCGGGCAATCCGCTCGACCATCATCCCACCTGGAAGCACGTGTCCTGCCCGTCCTGCGGCGGCGCGGCCGAGCGCGAGACGGACACCTTCGACACCTTCGTCGATTCCGCCTGGTACTTCGCGCGCTTCTGCTCGCCGCATTCGGACCGTCCGGTCGATGCGCAGGCGGGAGCCTACTGGATGCCGGTCGACCAGTATATCGGCGGCGTGGAGCATGCGATCCTGCATCTGCTCTATTCCCGCTTCTTCATCCGCGCCATGAGCCGCACGGGCCATCTCGCCATCGACGAGCCCTTTGCCGGGCTGTTCACGCAGGGCATGGTCTGCCACGAGACCTACAGGGATGCCGGGGGCCGCTGGCTCTATCCGAGCGAGGTGGTGAAGGACGAGACCGGCGCGCACCATGCCGAGACCGGCGAACCGGTGACGGTCGGGTCTGTGGAGTCGATGTCCAAGTCGAAGCGGAACACCGTCGATCCCGAGGCGATCATCGCGGAGTTCGGAGCGGATACCGCGCGCTGGTTCATGCTGTCGGACACGCCGCCGGAGCGCGATATCGAGTGGACCGAGGCCGGGGCGGAAGGCGCCTATCGCTTCACGCAGCGCTTCTGGCGCGTCGTCGGCGATATCGTTCGCCATGCCGTGCCCGTCGGGACACCGGCGCCGGAGGCGTTCGGCGACCCCGCCCTCAAGGCCCGCCGCGCGGCCCATCGCGCGCTGGACGCGGTCGGCGCCGATATCGAAGGCCTGCGCTTCAACCGGGCGATTGCGCGGATCTACGAGCTCGCCAATACCCTGCTGTCGATCCTGCAGGAGGCGGGAGATGCCCCCGCCGACGATCTCCGCTGGGCGCTGCGCGAGGCGGGCGAGCTTCTGGTGCGCATGGCCAATCCGATGATCCCGCATCTCACGGAGGAATGCTGGACGCTGCTCGGCCATGAGGGGCTTCTGGCCGCGGCCTCCTGGCCGGAGGCCGATCCGGCGCTGCTCGTCGACGACACGGTGACCATCGCCGTTCAGGTCAACGGAAAGCGGCGCGACGAGATCACGGTTGCCAAGGGTGCGTCGCAGGCCGACATTGAAGCCTTGGCGATGGCGCTCGATAATGTGCGCCGGGCCATCGGGGACAAGGCGGTGCGCAAGGTGATCGTGGTGCCGGACCGCATCGTCAATGTGGTTGCCGCGTGA
- the holA gene encoding DNA polymerase III subunit delta produces the protein MTELKGGRADAFLNKPDPKVKAALIHGSDEGLVRERARALVKAVAGTLDDPFNVVRLEDDALGSDPGLLADEAQAISLMGGRRVVWVRGAGSGLARAAAAYLPDAPGDALIVAEAGTLRKGDKLRKLFEAQDNAVAMACYADGAGALRTLIVEQLRGHGLAIAADALERLQAQLGGDRQLSRAEVEKLALYCEGAGEVTLEDVDAICGEASALALDDLIDAVFEGDLEGADTRFGRFLATGMPAATVIVAAANHAAALQRLKAKMTPGQSADAVVRGARPPIYFKRQASVARQLSAWDLSALLAASDTLGEAELKTREFASLAEAIASRALLSLARSARTARYRRV, from the coding sequence ATGACCGAGCTCAAGGGCGGACGGGCCGACGCCTTTCTCAACAAGCCCGACCCGAAGGTGAAGGCCGCGCTCATTCACGGCAGCGACGAGGGGCTGGTGCGCGAGCGAGCGCGGGCGCTCGTGAAGGCAGTCGCGGGAACGCTCGACGATCCGTTCAACGTGGTGCGGCTGGAGGACGACGCGCTCGGCTCCGATCCGGGCCTTCTCGCCGACGAGGCCCAGGCCATCTCCCTCATGGGCGGGCGCCGGGTCGTCTGGGTGCGCGGTGCCGGAAGCGGCCTCGCCCGGGCGGCGGCAGCCTATCTTCCCGACGCGCCGGGCGACGCGCTGATCGTCGCGGAGGCCGGAACCCTGCGCAAGGGCGACAAGCTGCGCAAGCTCTTCGAGGCGCAGGACAACGCCGTCGCCATGGCTTGCTACGCCGACGGCGCGGGCGCGTTGCGCACCCTGATCGTGGAGCAACTGCGCGGTCACGGCCTCGCCATCGCCGCGGATGCGCTGGAGCGGCTCCAGGCCCAGCTCGGCGGCGACCGCCAGCTCTCCCGCGCCGAGGTGGAGAAACTCGCGCTTTACTGCGAGGGCGCCGGCGAGGTGACGCTGGAGGATGTCGACGCGATCTGCGGCGAGGCATCGGCGCTCGCGCTGGACGATCTGATCGACGCCGTCTTTGAGGGCGATCTGGAAGGGGCGGACACCCGTTTCGGACGGTTTCTCGCAACCGGCATGCCGGCGGCGACCGTGATCGTGGCGGCCGCCAACCATGCCGCCGCGCTCCAGCGGCTGAAGGCGAAGATGACACCGGGCCAGTCGGCCGATGCCGTCGTGCGCGGGGCCCGGCCGCCGATCTACTTCAAGCGGCAGGCCTCCGTCGCCCGCCAGCTCTCCGCCTGGGATCTCTCCGCGCTCCTTGCGGCGTCCGATACGCTCGGCGAGGCTGAGCTGAAGACGCGCGAATTCGCAAGCCTCGCCGAAGCCATTGCGAGCCGCGCCCTCCTGAGCCTTGCGCGCAGCGCGCGGACGGCCCGTTACCGGCGGGTATGA
- a CDS encoding exodeoxyribonuclease III: MRITLATWNINSVRLRQDLVARFLEEAAPDVLCLQETKCPDDQFPSARFRDLGYEHIAPRGQAGYHGVATLSRIPFREVSHRQFCGKQDARHVAITLETGAQPLVVHNFYVPAGGDEPDPDVNEKFAHKLAFLKEMRDWFGDGAAHDGHPMVLVGDLNIAPLETDVWSHKQLLKVVSHTPVEVEHLDEVRASHDWVDVVREHIPPEEKLFTWWSYRSRDWQASNRGRRLDHIWTSPGLGSACTGIDVLSGARSWPRPSDHVPVTAVFDLDRL, encoded by the coding sequence ATGCGCATCACACTGGCCACCTGGAACATCAATTCCGTCCGCCTCCGGCAGGATCTCGTCGCGCGCTTCCTGGAGGAGGCCGCACCCGACGTGCTGTGCCTGCAGGAGACCAAATGCCCGGACGACCAGTTCCCCTCCGCCCGGTTCAGGGATCTCGGCTACGAGCACATCGCGCCGCGCGGCCAGGCGGGCTATCACGGCGTGGCGACCCTGTCGCGCATTCCCTTCCGCGAGGTTTCGCACCGGCAGTTCTGCGGCAAGCAGGATGCGCGCCATGTGGCGATCACGCTTGAGACCGGCGCGCAGCCGCTCGTTGTCCACAATTTCTACGTTCCCGCCGGCGGCGACGAGCCCGACCCGGACGTGAACGAGAAATTCGCCCACAAGCTCGCCTTCCTGAAGGAGATGCGCGACTGGTTCGGCGACGGCGCCGCCCATGACGGCCATCCCATGGTGCTGGTGGGCGATCTCAATATCGCGCCGCTGGAGACCGATGTGTGGTCGCACAAGCAGCTTCTGAAGGTCGTCAGCCACACGCCCGTCGAGGTCGAGCATCTCGACGAAGTGCGCGCCTCCCATGACTGGGTCGACGTCGTGCGCGAGCACATCCCGCCGGAAGAGAAGCTGTTTACCTGGTGGAGCTACCGCTCGCGCGACTGGCAGGCCTCCAATCGCGGCCGCAGGCTCGACCATATCTGGACGAGCCCGGGCCTCGGATCCGCCTGCACCGGCATCGACGTGCTCTCCGGCGCCCGGAGCTGGCCTCGCCCCTCAGACCACGTCCCCGTGACGGCCGTGTTCGACCTCGACCGCCTGTAA
- a CDS encoding L,D-transpeptidase family protein — MADDRPDILVIADATDPRRGRLRMGGLDVACALGRGGVVAEKREGDGATPAGAWPMRYGLYRPDRMPAPQSALAFRPIAEGDGWCDAPQDRNYNRPVPLPYPASAETLWRDDHLYDLLVVLGHNDDPVIPGAGSAIFFHLARPDYGPTDGCVAVARDGMLAVLARCGPDTVMRIALPRD, encoded by the coding sequence ATGGCAGACGACCGGCCCGACATTCTGGTGATTGCCGATGCCACGGATCCGCGGCGGGGCCGCCTGCGCATGGGCGGGCTCGATGTGGCCTGCGCGCTGGGTCGCGGCGGCGTCGTGGCGGAAAAGCGCGAGGGCGACGGTGCCACGCCGGCCGGCGCATGGCCGATGCGCTACGGGCTCTACCGCCCGGACCGGATGCCGGCACCGCAGAGCGCCCTCGCCTTCCGGCCGATCGCCGAGGGGGATGGCTGGTGCGACGCCCCGCAGGACCGGAACTACAACCGGCCCGTCCCGCTGCCCTATCCCGCGAGCGCGGAAACCCTCTGGCGGGACGACCATCTCTACGATCTTCTGGTCGTGCTCGGCCACAATGACGATCCGGTCATACCGGGCGCCGGCAGCGCCATCTTCTTCCATCTTGCCCGGCCGGACTACGGCCCGACCGATGGCTGCGTCGCCGTCGCGCGCGACGGCATGCTCGCCGTCCTCGCCCGATGCGGCCCGGACACCGTCATGCGGATCGCACTGCCGCGGGATTGA
- a CDS encoding cyclic nucleotide-binding domain-containing protein, with protein sequence MTVKSDVEVLRQIPLFADADVTQLQILAFATERVACPAGSYLFEQGERGGAGYLVTEGTAEIFRNVGDDRMLVATAGRGAFVGELSMLAGQPYHFSARARTDLTALKVDKELFYRVAGEFPEFAEIVMKTLARKLDLSLNDLRDVERKLRDAPDLSSLDDSD encoded by the coding sequence ATGACGGTTAAGTCCGACGTCGAGGTCCTGCGACAGATCCCCCTGTTTGCGGACGCCGATGTCACCCAGCTTCAGATCCTGGCTTTCGCGACCGAGCGCGTGGCGTGCCCGGCCGGTTCCTATCTGTTCGAGCAGGGCGAGCGCGGAGGCGCCGGCTATCTCGTCACGGAGGGCACCGCGGAGATCTTCCGCAATGTCGGCGACGACCGGATGCTGGTGGCGACCGCCGGGCGTGGCGCCTTCGTGGGCGAGCTGTCGATGCTCGCCGGCCAGCCCTATCATTTCAGCGCCCGCGCGCGCACCGACCTCACCGCGCTCAAGGTCGACAAGGAGCTGTTCTACCGGGTCGCCGGCGAGTTTCCGGAATTCGCCGAAATCGTCATGAAGACACTCGCGCGCAAGCTCGACCTTTCGCTCAACGACCTGCGGGATGTGGAGAGGAAGCTGCGCGACGCGCCGGATCTCTCCAGCCTGGACGATTCCGACTAG
- a CDS encoding response regulator transcription factor, translating into MTAPKKILIVDDDDALRDSLSEQFSLHDEFIVDSAATASDAVRAVRTDHFDLVLLDVNLPDMDGREACKLMRRAGMKSPVIMLTAQDTESDTILGLDAGANDYVTKPFRFGVLLARIRAHLRQHEQSEDAVFAIGPYSFRPSAKLLVRGDSSKIRLTEKETAILKYLYRAGRQVVGRDVLLHEVWGYNAGVTTHTLETHIYRLRQKIEADPSSAEILVTETGGYKLVP; encoded by the coding sequence ATGACGGCTCCGAAGAAGATCCTGATCGTGGACGACGACGATGCGCTGCGCGATTCCCTAAGCGAGCAGTTCTCGCTGCATGACGAGTTCATCGTGGACAGCGCGGCGACGGCATCGGATGCCGTCAGGGCGGTGCGCACGGACCATTTCGACCTCGTCCTGCTCGACGTCAACCTGCCGGACATGGATGGCCGGGAGGCCTGCAAGCTCATGCGGCGGGCGGGCATGAAGAGCCCGGTGATCATGCTGACGGCGCAGGATACCGAATCCGATACCATTCTGGGGCTCGATGCCGGCGCCAACGACTATGTGACCAAGCCGTTCCGCTTCGGCGTGCTGCTTGCGAGGATCCGCGCCCATCTGCGCCAGCACGAGCAGAGCGAGGACGCGGTATTCGCCATCGGCCCCTACAGTTTCCGGCCGAGCGCGAAGCTCCTGGTGCGCGGCGACAGCTCCAAGATCAGGCTGACGGAGAAGGAGACGGCCATCCTGAAATATCTCTACAGGGCCGGGCGCCAGGTCGTCGGGCGCGACGTGCTGCTCCACGAGGTCTGGGGCTACAATGCCGGCGTGACGACCCATACGCTCGAGACCCATATCTACCGCCTGCGCCAGAAGATCGAAGCCGACCCCTCGAGTGCGGAAATCCTGGTGACGGAAACAGGCGGCTATAAGCTTGTGCCTTGA
- a CDS encoding YggS family pyridoxal phosphate-dependent enzyme encodes MATTDRDGTEHEGLADVRTRIAGAAKAAGRAPDEVRLVAVSKTFGPEDILPVIEAGQRVFGENRVQEAAGKWPDLRDRFPDLELHLIGPLQTNKVREAVALFDCIESLDRPKLARVLAEEMAKQGRHPALFVQVNTGAEDQKAGVLPDEADAFIASCREEHGLTISGLMCIPPLDEEPSLHFALLEKIARRNGLSELSMGMSGDFETAIAFGATLVRVGTAIFGTR; translated from the coding sequence ATGGCGACCACAGATCGGGACGGTACGGAACACGAGGGCCTTGCGGATGTGCGCACGCGCATAGCCGGTGCGGCGAAGGCCGCCGGACGGGCGCCGGACGAGGTCCGCCTCGTCGCCGTCTCCAAGACCTTCGGGCCGGAGGACATCCTGCCGGTGATCGAGGCCGGCCAGCGCGTCTTCGGCGAGAACCGCGTTCAGGAGGCCGCAGGCAAATGGCCGGATCTGCGCGACCGCTTCCCCGATCTGGAGCTTCACCTGATCGGCCCGCTGCAGACCAACAAGGTCCGCGAGGCGGTCGCGCTGTTCGACTGCATCGAGAGTCTCGACCGGCCGAAGCTCGCGCGCGTGCTCGCAGAGGAGATGGCGAAACAGGGCCGCCATCCCGCCCTCTTCGTCCAGGTGAACACCGGCGCGGAGGACCAGAAGGCCGGCGTGCTTCCCGACGAGGCCGACGCCTTCATCGCCTCCTGCCGGGAGGAGCACGGCCTGACGATCTCCGGGCTCATGTGCATCCCTCCGCTCGACGAGGAGCCCTCGCTCCATTTCGCGCTTCTGGAGAAGATCGCCCGGCGCAACGGCCTGTCGGAGCTGTCCATGGGCATGAGCGGCGACTTCGAGACCGCCATCGCCTTCGGCGCGACGCTCGTGCGCGTCGGTACGGCCATTTTCGGCACCCGGTAG